The region TAAACAGGGACGTTCACACGATTTCTAACCAGACGCCGTTTGCCGTAACATCTCAGTCACATCTCCACCTTCTCTCCCTTTCAGGTAACAGAGACCAGGACCGGCCCTCTGGGCTGCAGTAACTATGACAACCTTGACTCGGTCAGCTCCGTTTTGGTTCACAGCCCAGAGAACAAGGTTCAGTTACAAGGTAGGAACGCACCCGAAAACACCCGACGCCGAAGCATCAAAGCACCGCTCCTGGCCGGCCGATTACGCGCGGTGCCACACGCTGGCTCGAGTCCCCCGCCCCGCGAGTGGTGCGAGCGtgataacacccccccccccccccccccatcccttcTTCTCCGCAGGCCTCCAGGCTCTGCTCCCGGCGTACCTGCGTGACCGCTTCGTACGGGCCGCCCTGGGATACGTCGGCTGCAGCGGGGAGGGTCAGTTCGTCTGCCACGACAACGACTGCTGGTGCCAATGTGACCAGGATCATCCGCAGTGCAACTGCCCCCACGAGGACGTCCGCACCCACGAGGTCTCCCTGGAGCACGCCAAGGAGGCCTGCAGACATGCCAACCAGGAGTTTGAGGAGTCAGGTGCTAAAAGTGTCCTTTTTAACACAGTTATGGGGTGACTTCTGAACGTTTATGACGGACTGTATGTTATCTGTTGGGTTTTACACAGGAGATGTGGAAGGTGTGCACTATTTTGATTTGATTCGATTCGATTTACTTTATTGTCCCACCGGGGGCAATTTTTCTTGGGCTACCCGGAACTACATATCAACATAAAACAAATATACTATAAACACAGACATCAACCATGAACATCTCACATTAAAATAGATCCAGTACTCTGCTCACTCATTGGAATTAAGAATTGTATGGATATTGGTACAAAAGACTTTCAACCTATTTAAGACTATAAATCGTAGCATCATGCAGCGTACCTTTGCTACTGTATTTTGGTTCCTGATAAATCACTGTGGTAAGTGCAACGACACGTTCATCACTTCACACGATGAGCGGCAGAATTCTGTTTGAGCGTCCCCAGAATTCACAGcttaattcattcattttccCATTTGGTCGGTCCACCCTTGCTTCCTAAGCAGTATGCGCTAATCGGTCAGTCCAAACCTTGTCCTTTCCGAGCAGACGAGTTCCAGGCTTTCGTGGGCCGCCTGCCAGCACTGGCCGTCCTGAACTCCTCGACGGTGCGACAGGCGTGGCGATCGGACGCCGGCCTGCTGCGGCGTTACGGGCAGCTGGAGAGTCGCGTGGGCCTCCTGCTCAGCAAGGCCCGCCGCACCGCCCAACGCCTCTTCCGCCTCAGCAGGAGGTGCCGCTCCCGACCCAAAATAGTTGCCCCCAGGGAGAGGTAAGTGCCCCGCCAAAAGGTCGTGAAGTTTTAGCGCCCGTGTGGGCTTTGAAAATCTCTCTGGAGGGGAGGCTCTCATTCAGTGAGGATGACGAGTTTTTATTAACCTGTGGCAAAAAGGCACCTGCTAAAATCACTGGAAGTACATTACAATTTAAAAGCCCTATGGATGAACCATTTCTCTTTGTTTCTCTATCTATATTCTACTGCTAATGGCTAATGTTTTATTGCACCACTGACTGGAACTTTTAGAGCTATTAGTGGCTGCGTTTCTTGCCATTTATGCCTTTAAAAGCAGGTCGTTCCATAATGTGAAAGCCATTATCAGTATTGCAGAATGCAAATTATTCATTTGCTGTCTATTATTTTTGTATCACGGTCATTTGTTTCGTTTAGTGGTGTCATTGTGTTTCTCCTGCTGCAATTTGCACACCTGAACGCCaattatgtttttttgttttttgctccCTCTAGCTTTGATTCGTTTCTCTCTGCTATATCCTCACCTCTGGGTTTCTTTGTTTGTCATGCGGCTCGCAGGTCTCTTGGCTACTGGCTGCAGCACGTCCTCTCCATCCTGTACTGCCGTGAAGGCCAGAGGCCGGGCTTCTACTCGGAGGAGACGCGGCGTTGCTTGTGCCTGTCTGAGCACGCCTCCTGCCAGGCTGTGATCCCCTGCGTGGTGGGGGACGGCCCCCGCTGTGCCTCCTGCTCCCCGGACAACCGGACGCGCTGCTCGACCTGCAACCCCGGGTTCACCCTGAGCCACGGGGCATGCCGGCCTGCCGTGCCCGACCCGGCTGACCCCTACCTGGGCTTCGAGACGGACCTGCACGACCTGGAGCTGCGACACTTGCTGCGGAAACACGACGGCCGCATCGCCGCGCCTGCGATCTTCGTCAGCAACGACGTGCACCTCAACGCCTGGTTCGACCCATCCTGGAGGAAGAGGATGCTCCTGACGCTGAAGAGCAACCGGCTGAAGACCGGCCGCGTGCACATGCTGCTGGGCATCTCGCTGCAGGTCTGCACCACCAAGAACTCGACCCTAGAGCCGGCGCTGACCGTCTCCGTCAACCCGTTCGGCGGGAGCCACTCGGAGAGCTGGACTATGCCCGTCGGCCAGGGTGGATACCCCGACTGGGAGAAAGCCAAGCTAGACATCCCAATGGACTGCTGCAACTGGACTCTGACTTTAGGAAACCGCTGGAAGACCTTCTTCGAGACGGTCCACTTCTACCTGCGGAGCCGGATCCGCACCGACCTCGCGCAGGACAACGAGACGGCGTACTCGGAGCTCCCCGACGGCCCCGACGCCTCACAGAACTTTGGCTACATGAAGATCAACAGCATGCAGCTCCTCGGCTACAgcgtgcactttgacccggaagCCATCCAGGACCTGATCCTGCAGCTGGACTACCCATACACTCAGGGAtcccaggactccgccctgcTGCAGCTCACCGAGATCCGGCACCGGGTGAACAGGTTGTCTCCGCCTGGACCACAACCTCTGGATCTGTTCTCCTGTCTGCTCCGACACCGTCTCAAACTCTCCAGCTCCGAGGTCCTGAGAATCCTCGCAGCACTGCAGGCGTTTAGTGCCAGACACCCTTACTACACAGAGTACGACGCAACAAAACTATGTAGTTAATAAGCAGATTTTGGATgcggttcttttttttttttttttgagtttcATATAACTGAGACAAAATTAAATTTCTCCAGGACTCTGAAGTATGTTTTTATGATCTAGCTCTTTGTTGGTGGTGTTTGATATAAACCGCTTTGCTGTTCATAGACGCAATATATATTTGATGTCGATCCAAACTGTAGTTCAGATAAAGAGTTTCGTCGATTTGCAAAATTTGAATTAAATAAACTGGAGCCTTAAAAAaaattttcttttaattatacatttttgtattttttcaatggaagGTTCCAGATGTTTTTGGGCAGGCTCCAAACTCAACATTCGTTAATCTAAAGCAGTAATATGGTCGCTGTGTTTTCACTGTCCTGTGTAAATCGATTCAGTAAGACAAATAATGCTCAGTTATTCCATTCAGTTTGTTCGGATTCCAGAGGAAACACCGTGTTTGAAACACAGCTGTATTAATATGAATAAATAATCGACGTGGGGAAGGGAGACATCTAAACTCTACGTTGACCTTTTTATTAATGTTTTCcgttgtgtgtgggtttgtggatAAAGAATTCTAGCGATGTGTAAATAATTCCAAGAGTATAATTTTAAGCAAACATTTCCACAAGTAATAACATTGCATTTTCTGGATGACTATCTAACTGTTGGCTCGTTTTTTACTCCGGTTAGACTTAAATGTGGGGTTATCGTTGTCATATTCTTCTTGTTGTCATATTACCGTTGTCCTCATTCTTCAAACATCTAAATCCACTAGTCAGTTTTACACCAAATTAAAAACACTTCTCACTGCAGACATCTCTATATGCGGTCTATAGTGTGATATTTAACAAATGACATGCAGCTTTAGAAGCCGTATGCGGTCCATGTGTAGGCCGCGTTTTCTGAGGGAGCTTCCGGTCGTCTGCTTCCGGCTCTCATTACCTCGCGGCGTGATGGGTGAGCGCAAGCTACTGAGGACAGCTCCTCGCGCCCTCTCGGTTCTCATTATCTGCTTTCTCAGCAAACTCGGTCAGCTCAAAGATTAGATACTCAACACTATAACTGCTATTGTGCCAGTCTTGGGGAATTATGGAGATTAAGGAAGTCTTAGCGTGTTCGCGCACGCCGAGTTGCTTGTTATAGCTGTCAGAAATCTCCGTATATGTACTTGTGTAATCTTGATTTAAGATTTGTTAATGATGGAAATACAGATGGAATGTAGGCTATGGTCTAAAATGTAGTGTATTGTTTAAACCGGGCAAACTAAGGGTGCTAGGCTGATTGCTTAAGAGAGATACACAGTAACAGTCAGACACATCCACATAACCTACAAGATAAACTACAAGACCTCTCCAGTGATTAAGTGGACCTCTGGTCTGGAAGTTATGAGATGTCTGGAGACAAGCTCCGCAAACAACTtctgctaaaaacacaactggcACAGAGAGAATAGAATCGAAAGACCGTATCAAGCAACCCAGCCCCCATGAAAAAAGACTACCCAAATATTGACAGAAGTTATAAAAAATAACAGTGCATTTATGATAATTAAATATTAAGGGCAAACTTGAAAGCATAACTTGGCGCATGCCAATAGACAGATCACGTCGCAATTACTTATGCACGATAACGCTTTATTCAGTCAATTTTTGAGAATGGTCTAATAACCTTGATAGCTTTGTGCAAGGTCTGGCCGTCTTTATAGTGCAAAGTCTGGAGTGTGTCTCATTTTTATCCACTCAGTATGACTTCAGAGCTGTTTAGTAGAGGACTTTCAAAGCTCAGAATAGGCTTACATAAGAAACATGTAGGCCTATGTACTACGTATGCAGCTTGAGATTTATTTGCACCCAGATTAATACTCCATGGGCCTGTGCTCCATTCTGAGTTT is a window of Brachyhypopomus gauderio isolate BG-103 chromosome 14, BGAUD_0.2, whole genome shotgun sequence DNA encoding:
- the brinp3b gene encoding LOW QUALITY PROTEIN: BMP/retinoic acid-inducible neural-specific protein 3 (The sequence of the model RefSeq protein was modified relative to this genomic sequence to represent the inferred CDS: inserted 2 bases in 1 codon) — protein: MGGHGSLSPLLLXMQVAVVACARAAEPIAWLLSDKGPFHRAQEFTEFTERYQHGFTTKYKIYREFGRWKVNSLVAERPEARGMVAPFDPDFVHNVRQLGRRPSLQRITDSIIKKYGTHFLVSATLGGEESLTIFVDKGKLSGGPAGSPAPNGTAPPLTLEALHQLAASYFINRDSTLRQLHHLQIASAAIKVTETRTGPLGCSNYDNLDSVSSVLVHSPENKVQLQGLQALLPAYLRDRFVRAALGYVGCSGEGQFVCHDNDCWCQCDQDHPQCNCPHEDVRTHEVSLEHAKEACRHANQEFEESDEFQAFVGRLPALAVLNSSTVRQAWRSDAGLLRRYGQLESRVGLLLSKARRTAQRLFRLSRRCRSRPKIVAPRERSLGYWLQHVLSILYCREGQRPGFYSEETRRCLCLSEHASCQAVIPCVVGDGPRCASCSPDNRTRCSTCNPGFTLSHGACRPAVPDPADPYLGFETDLHDLELRHLLRKHDGRIAAPAIFVSNDVHLNAWFDPSWRKRMLLTLKSNRLKTGRVHMLLGISLQVCTTKNSTLEPALTVSVNPFGGSHSESWTMPVGQGGYPDWEKAKLDIPMDCCNWTLTLGNRWKTFFETVHFYLRSRIRTDLAQDNETAYSELPDGPDASQNFGYMKINSMQLLGYSVHFDPEAIQDLILQLDYPYTQGSQDSALLQLTEIRHRVNRLSPPGPQPLDLFSCLLRHRLKLSSSEVLRILAALQAFSARHPYYTEYDATKLCS